Proteins encoded in a region of the Rhodococcus sp. SBT000017 genome:
- a CDS encoding VOC family protein, with the protein MTNELTAEETRRAQEHEEQRERIRRQHLKPAGERPASSARGLHHTALVSSDVEATVRFYQDLLEFPLTELIENRDYPGSSHFFFDIGNSNLLAFFDFPGLDVGPYAEVLGGLHHVAISVEPTRWEHLRSKLIDAGVELIEHSEVSLYFRDPDGARLELIADPLGEMYGSHVL; encoded by the coding sequence ATGACCAACGAACTGACTGCCGAAGAGACACGCCGCGCGCAGGAACACGAAGAGCAGCGGGAACGCATTCGTCGGCAGCACCTGAAGCCTGCCGGTGAACGGCCTGCTTCCTCGGCTCGCGGCCTCCATCACACCGCATTGGTCAGTAGCGACGTCGAAGCAACGGTCCGTTTCTACCAGGATCTGCTTGAGTTTCCGCTCACCGAGCTCATCGAGAACCGTGACTATCCTGGGTCTTCGCACTTCTTCTTCGATATCGGCAACAGCAATCTGTTGGCGTTCTTCGATTTTCCCGGCCTCGATGTCGGACCCTACGCAGAGGTGCTCGGCGGTCTCCATCACGTGGCGATCAGTGTCGAGCCCACCAGGTGGGAACACCTGCGTTCCAAGCTGATCGACGCGGGAGTCGAACTGATTGAGCACAGCGAGGTCTCCCTGTACTTCCGCGACCCCGACGGTGCCCGCCTGGAACTGATCGCCGATCCACTCGGTGAGATGTACGGCTCGCACGTTCTCTGA
- a CDS encoding MarR family winged helix-turn-helix transcriptional regulator, with amino-acid sequence MDSPRWLSKDEQQAWRAYLDATRLLLRDLDNQLTRDSGISFTDFELLVVLSEAPYRRRRMSELADAVTTTRSGVTRAISRLVECGWVRRVKCDDDKRGMSAELTEAGMNTLAAASPGHVEAVRKNMFDLIDPNDLAAVTRTFSAMRDNAS; translated from the coding sequence ATGGATTCACCACGGTGGCTCAGCAAGGACGAACAGCAGGCCTGGCGCGCATACCTCGACGCAACGCGGCTGTTGCTTCGGGATCTCGACAATCAGCTCACGCGCGACTCCGGCATCTCGTTCACCGACTTCGAGTTGCTGGTGGTGCTTTCCGAAGCGCCCTATCGCCGACGCCGCATGAGCGAACTCGCCGACGCCGTCACCACCACTCGCAGCGGCGTGACAAGGGCAATCAGTCGACTGGTCGAATGCGGCTGGGTCCGGCGCGTCAAATGCGACGACGACAAGCGAGGAATGTCCGCCGAACTCACCGAGGCCGGCATGAACACCCTCGCCGCCGCCAGCCCCGGGCACGTCGAAGCGGTACGGAAGAACATGTTCGATCTGATCGACCCCAACGATCTCGCGGCCGTCACACGTACGTTCTCGGCAATGCGGGACAACGCGTCGTGA
- a CDS encoding pirin family protein, with translation MTLTHIPSEQRHHWWNEWLDSQQSFPATGNYDLAANAHGLLMVHNEDTVSPGEGFDSHQHENMEILTWVREGTLEHTDSEGHSGLIRPGLIQRMSAGTGIRHTERNASSLTGRDKLRVVQMWIPPDTDGRVPSYDERDVRDELAKGELVCVASGIPGRSGVNIGNRFAALHVARLEPGQSITVPDAPFGHVFVADGSAVFEDIGNLAQGDAVRLTSTGGHRATASTASEIMIWEMHATFA, from the coding sequence GTGACCCTCACCCACATTCCCAGCGAACAACGGCATCACTGGTGGAACGAATGGCTCGATTCCCAGCAGTCTTTCCCCGCCACCGGAAACTATGATCTGGCGGCCAATGCGCATGGACTGTTGATGGTGCACAACGAGGACACGGTGTCCCCGGGCGAGGGGTTCGACTCCCATCAGCACGAGAACATGGAGATCCTCACCTGGGTACGCGAGGGAACGCTCGAACACACGGATTCCGAGGGTCATTCCGGACTGATCCGCCCCGGGCTGATTCAGCGAATGAGTGCGGGCACCGGTATTCGCCACACCGAACGCAACGCATCGAGCCTGACCGGCCGCGACAAGCTACGCGTCGTGCAGATGTGGATCCCACCCGATACCGACGGGAGGGTGCCGTCGTACGACGAGCGCGACGTTCGAGACGAGTTGGCAAAGGGCGAGCTCGTCTGCGTGGCATCGGGAATCCCAGGAAGAAGTGGAGTGAACATCGGCAATCGCTTTGCGGCACTCCACGTTGCGCGGCTCGAGCCCGGACAGTCGATCACCGTTCCCGACGCGCCGTTCGGTCACGTCTTCGTCGCCGACGGTTCGGCGGTGTTCGAGGACATCGGCAACCTGGCCCAGGGCGACGCGGTGCGACTGACCTCGACCGGCGGGCACCGTGCGACAGCATCGACCGCGAGCGAAATCATGATCTGGGAAATGCACGCCACGTTCGCCTGA
- a CDS encoding N-acetyltransferase, with product MALAATFAVVHPASEPASEILFRYYADVVGRFHGREASDDEVLRAMIDEPSDDLTGNSGLLVVAYVGVDVVGCGGIRFVSDDTAELTRLFVDASARGSGVGVSIVEFLEGFVQQSNRTKIRLDTRADLVEARRLYSKLGYREVPAFNAEPYAEVWLEKRLY from the coding sequence GTGGCTCTCGCCGCCACATTCGCCGTTGTTCATCCAGCCTCGGAGCCGGCATCCGAGATCCTGTTTCGCTATTACGCCGATGTCGTCGGGCGCTTCCACGGTCGAGAAGCGTCGGACGACGAAGTGCTTCGAGCCATGATCGACGAACCGAGCGATGACCTCACCGGGAATTCGGGTCTCCTAGTCGTCGCGTATGTCGGTGTGGATGTGGTTGGTTGCGGGGGCATTCGTTTCGTGTCCGACGACACCGCAGAGCTGACGCGGTTGTTCGTCGATGCCTCGGCACGGGGCAGCGGCGTGGGAGTGTCGATAGTCGAGTTTCTCGAAGGATTCGTCCAGCAGTCCAACCGTACGAAGATTCGTCTGGACACCAGAGCGGACCTCGTAGAAGCGCGGCGGTTGTACTCGAAGCTGGGCTATCGGGAGGTACCAGCCTTCAATGCGGAACCCTACGCCGAGGTCTGGCTCGAAAAGCGTTTGTACTGA
- a CDS encoding DUF808 domain-containing protein yields MAGGLVALLDDVAALARLAAASIDDVGAATGKATAKAAGVVIDDAAVTPQYVRGLAAERELPIIKRIAVGSLRNKLLIILPIALLLSQFVPWLLTPILMLGGCYLSYEAAHKIWGALFGHGDHHAAAEDEPRDEDTVVSGAVRTDLILSAEIMVIALDTIAAEGFWSRLIILAVVAVVITIVVYGVVALIVKMDDIGLKLADGSTGFVEKFGRSLVRGMPHVMSVLSVVGTAAMLWVGGHILLVGIDELGFHPIYELVHHGEDAVRGVAGVGGVLAWIVNTLASAVIGAIVGGIIVAAQLGISKVLATRAAAK; encoded by the coding sequence ATGGCCGGCGGACTCGTAGCCCTGCTCGACGACGTGGCAGCGCTGGCTCGTCTGGCAGCTGCATCCATCGATGATGTCGGTGCCGCTACCGGTAAGGCGACGGCGAAGGCAGCAGGCGTCGTGATCGACGACGCAGCGGTGACGCCGCAGTACGTCCGCGGTCTTGCGGCCGAACGTGAATTGCCGATCATCAAGCGCATCGCCGTGGGTTCGCTACGCAACAAGCTGCTGATCATCCTGCCGATCGCGCTGCTGCTCAGTCAGTTCGTGCCGTGGCTGTTGACGCCGATCCTCATGCTCGGCGGCTGCTATCTCAGCTACGAGGCCGCGCACAAGATCTGGGGCGCACTCTTCGGCCACGGCGACCATCACGCCGCCGCCGAGGACGAGCCACGCGACGAGGACACCGTTGTCTCCGGAGCAGTGCGTACCGATCTGATTCTGTCCGCCGAGATCATGGTCATCGCGCTGGACACCATTGCTGCAGAGGGCTTCTGGAGCCGGCTCATCATCCTGGCTGTCGTCGCCGTGGTCATCACGATCGTCGTGTACGGAGTCGTCGCGCTGATCGTGAAGATGGACGATATCGGTCTGAAACTGGCCGACGGCTCCACCGGATTCGTCGAGAAGTTCGGCCGCAGCCTGGTCAGGGGCATGCCCCACGTGATGTCGGTGCTGTCGGTCGTCGGCACCGCAGCGATGCTGTGGGTCGGTGGACACATCCTGCTCGTCGGCATCGACGAGCTCGGATTCCATCCGATCTACGAACTCGTGCACCACGGCGAAGACGCAGTGCGAGGAGTCGCGGGTGTCGGCGGAGTGCTGGCGTGGATCGTCAACACCCTCGCATCTGCGGTCATCGGCGCGATCGTGGGCGGCATCATCGTCGCTGCGCAGCTGGGCATCTCGAAGGTGCTCGCCACGCGCGCTGCCGCGAAGTAG
- a CDS encoding NADH:flavin oxidoreductase/NADH oxidase has product MPDLFSPFTLKGVTLRNRIAMSPMTMYRAVDGKMNDFHLMYLGARAAGGFGMVFPEQVAITPDGRTTPGCAGIYDDDQIEGHARVASMIKQMGSVPAIQLGHTGRKGSEVPPWQGGYQLPADHPDGWECVAPSAIPYGGDHSFPVHELTVPEIKAIHQSYADAAVRAAGAGYEWLEMHYAHGYLGASFFSPLANQRTDQYGGSLENRARFHLEALDAVREVWPEKFPLTMRLGSDDHHPDGVQFDESMIAIGWMKEHGLDMADVSLGFNTDDMVDPPFGDMGFMVERAARVKRELDIPVTCSWNLGVPENADAVIRDGKIDVVLLGRPALANPHWPVWAARELGHGDPFSLVPEDWSWWLKNFRGHDPSIGLPPAKVLDEEQERKIA; this is encoded by the coding sequence ATGCCGGATCTCTTCAGCCCGTTCACCCTCAAAGGGGTGACGCTTCGAAATCGAATCGCCATGTCGCCGATGACGATGTATCGCGCCGTCGACGGAAAGATGAACGACTTTCATCTCATGTATCTCGGTGCGCGCGCAGCCGGCGGGTTCGGGATGGTGTTCCCGGAACAGGTGGCGATCACGCCCGACGGACGCACCACTCCCGGGTGCGCCGGAATCTACGACGACGATCAAATCGAGGGTCACGCTCGCGTGGCGTCGATGATCAAGCAGATGGGTTCGGTGCCGGCGATTCAGTTGGGTCACACCGGACGCAAAGGCAGCGAAGTGCCGCCGTGGCAGGGCGGATACCAGCTTCCGGCAGACCATCCCGACGGTTGGGAATGTGTTGCGCCGTCGGCGATTCCCTACGGCGGCGACCACTCGTTTCCCGTCCACGAACTCACCGTGCCCGAGATCAAGGCCATCCACCAGAGCTACGCCGACGCAGCCGTCCGAGCCGCGGGGGCGGGCTACGAATGGCTCGAAATGCACTACGCGCACGGCTACCTCGGGGCCAGCTTCTTCTCTCCGCTGGCGAACCAGCGCACCGACCAGTACGGCGGAAGCCTGGAGAACAGGGCACGGTTCCACCTCGAGGCACTCGATGCGGTGCGCGAGGTGTGGCCCGAGAAGTTTCCGCTCACCATGCGATTGGGCTCGGACGACCACCACCCGGATGGGGTTCAGTTCGACGAATCCATGATCGCCATCGGTTGGATGAAGGAACACGGCCTGGACATGGCCGATGTCAGCCTGGGCTTCAATACCGACGACATGGTGGACCCGCCGTTCGGCGACATGGGGTTCATGGTCGAGCGGGCCGCACGGGTCAAGCGTGAGCTGGATATCCCGGTGACCTGCAGCTGGAATCTGGGAGTTCCGGAAAATGCGGACGCCGTGATCCGCGACGGCAAGATCGACGTGGTGTTGCTCGGTCGTCCGGCACTTGCCAATCCGCACTGGCCGGTCTGGGCGGCGCGTGAACTCGGCCACGGGGACCCGTTCTCGCTGGTGCCCGAGGACTGGAGCTGGTGGCTGAAGAACTTCCGCGGCCACGACCCGAGCATCGGACTGCCGCCGGCGAAAGTTCTCGACGAGGAGCAGGAGAGGAAGATCGCGTAG
- a CDS encoding pyridoxal phosphate-dependent aminotransferase: MTKSIDQARKLENVRYDIRGRILDKTEELEEQGHAILRLNVGNPAPFGFEAPDEIMMAMIRNLPTAQGYSDSRGLFSARTAVVQYYQTKGLTDLDVGDVYLGNGVSELITMTMQALCNPEDEILIPSPDYPLWTGSVALAGGVPVHYLADESQDWAPDFEDLEAKITPRTRAIVVINPNNPTGAVYSRDVLQRFVDLAREHDLVLLADEIYEKIVYDGSVMTNLATLTGKDVLCLTYSGLSKAYRVCGFRAGWLAITGPRRRAASFIEGITLLSNMRMCANVPAQHAIQTALGGRQSIEDLLLPAGRLTAQRDLAHRMLNSINGISCVQAGGALYMFPKLDTERFGIVDDEKFVLDLLESEKILVSHGRAFNWDVPDHFRLVTLPNVDDLGTALERLGNFMSSYRQ; encoded by the coding sequence ATGACGAAATCGATCGATCAGGCGCGCAAGCTCGAGAACGTGCGCTACGACATTCGTGGACGAATTCTTGACAAGACCGAAGAACTCGAGGAGCAGGGGCACGCGATCCTGCGACTGAACGTCGGTAATCCTGCCCCGTTCGGTTTCGAGGCACCGGACGAGATCATGATGGCGATGATCCGCAACCTTCCCACCGCACAGGGTTATTCGGATTCACGGGGCCTGTTCTCCGCCCGCACCGCGGTGGTCCAGTACTACCAGACCAAAGGCCTGACCGATCTCGATGTCGGCGACGTCTACCTCGGCAACGGGGTATCGGAATTGATCACGATGACGATGCAGGCGCTGTGCAATCCGGAAGACGAGATACTGATCCCGTCGCCCGACTATCCACTGTGGACCGGCTCGGTGGCCCTGGCCGGTGGCGTACCCGTCCATTATCTGGCCGACGAAAGCCAGGATTGGGCCCCGGACTTCGAGGATCTCGAAGCCAAGATCACGCCCCGCACCCGCGCAATCGTGGTGATCAACCCGAACAACCCGACCGGCGCGGTGTACTCACGCGATGTACTGCAGCGGTTCGTCGACCTGGCACGAGAGCACGATCTGGTTCTGCTCGCCGACGAGATCTACGAGAAGATCGTCTACGACGGATCGGTGATGACCAATCTTGCTACGCTGACCGGGAAAGATGTTCTGTGTCTGACATATTCGGGTCTGTCGAAGGCGTACCGGGTCTGTGGATTTCGGGCCGGATGGTTGGCGATCACCGGCCCTCGTCGACGCGCGGCAAGCTTCATCGAAGGCATCACGCTGCTGTCCAACATGCGCATGTGCGCGAATGTGCCGGCGCAACATGCAATACAAACTGCGCTCGGCGGCCGACAGTCGATCGAGGATCTGCTGCTCCCGGCAGGCAGGCTGACCGCGCAGCGTGACCTGGCGCATCGCATGCTGAACTCGATCAACGGAATCAGCTGCGTGCAGGCGGGGGGTGCGCTCTACATGTTCCCGAAACTCGACACCGAACGTTTCGGGATCGTCGACGACGAGAAGTTCGTACTCGACCTCCTGGAATCCGAGAAGATCCTCGTCAGCCACGGCCGTGCGTTCAATTGGGATGTGCCCGACCACTTCCGGCTCGTGACCTTGCCCAACGTGGACGATCTCGGAACGGCGCTCGAGCGTCTGGGTAATTTCATGAGCTCGTACAGGCAGTAG
- a CDS encoding DMT family transporter — protein MTQHSSATASGAGLLSRAGLLWGLAGVTAFSFTVPLTRVAVTGGLSPLFVGCGRAVVAAALAAVALAATGQRLPQGRQWIRLAVIAAGVVVGFPVLTSYALTTASAGHSAVVIALLPAATAATAVVRERQPVRPMFWVVAGLGAAVAVGFAAVQGGQLTGLQWSDLLLLGAVVAAAVGYAEGGLLSRELGAWQTVSWALVVSVPVTGALAALAWWQQPSAAGASEWAAFGYLAVVSMYLGFFAWYRGLAIGPMSSVSQVQLIQPVLTICWAAIILREGLTWPVLVGGAAVIVCATVAVRTRMSPTVRQEEFSK, from the coding sequence ATGACACAGCATAGTAGCGCTACTGCGTCTGGCGCGGGTCTGCTATCCCGCGCCGGACTGCTCTGGGGCCTGGCAGGCGTCACGGCGTTCTCGTTCACGGTGCCATTGACCCGCGTTGCCGTCACCGGAGGCCTGTCGCCGCTCTTCGTCGGCTGCGGCCGCGCTGTGGTCGCAGCCGCACTGGCTGCGGTAGCGCTCGCCGCCACTGGGCAACGGCTCCCGCAGGGGCGGCAGTGGATTCGGCTCGCAGTGATCGCGGCCGGTGTCGTCGTCGGTTTCCCGGTGCTCACCTCATATGCGCTCACCACTGCATCGGCGGGTCACAGCGCCGTCGTGATCGCGTTGCTTCCGGCGGCCACCGCCGCCACTGCGGTTGTCCGCGAACGGCAACCGGTCCGGCCGATGTTCTGGGTGGTCGCAGGCCTGGGGGCTGCCGTCGCGGTCGGGTTCGCTGCCGTGCAAGGCGGACAGTTGACCGGGTTGCAGTGGTCGGATCTGTTGCTCCTCGGAGCAGTGGTCGCCGCAGCGGTGGGATACGCCGAGGGCGGCCTGCTGTCGCGAGAACTCGGTGCGTGGCAGACGGTGTCGTGGGCCCTGGTGGTGTCCGTGCCGGTCACCGGCGCGTTGGCCGCGCTCGCGTGGTGGCAGCAACCTTCGGCAGCAGGGGCATCCGAGTGGGCCGCCTTCGGATACCTGGCGGTGGTGAGCATGTACCTCGGGTTCTTCGCCTGGTACCGGGGACTGGCGATCGGCCCGATGTCCAGCGTCAGCCAGGTCCAGTTGATCCAACCTGTGCTGACCATCTGCTGGGCAGCGATCATCCTGCGCGAGGGCTTGACGTGGCCGGTGCTCGTGGGTGGAGCGGCGGTCATCGTGTGTGCAACAGTGGCGGTCCGGACCCGGATGTCGCCGACCGTTCGGCAGGAGGAGTTTTCGAAATGA
- a CDS encoding PLP-dependent aminotransferase family protein: MSDDSSSRIVSALRTWIATAAPEARLPSTRALVAEHSASPVTVQKALRTLIAQGVIESRPGVGTFIRTVRTARPNDYGWQTAALGAPDNRLQLPAALQSTSSDVIALHSGYPARELLPERLVHAAFTRASRTDSVIARPPTAGLPELRAWFAAELGASTPLGITPPSASDVVIIPGSQTGLSTAFRALVGAGRPLLMESPTYWGAILAATQAGVRVVPIPSGVDGPDPDALARAFAHTGARAFYAQPTFASPTGAQWSPALSEQVLDTVRRHGAFLIEDDSAHDFGITSEPNPLAARDDAGHVVYLRSLTKTVSPSVRLAGLIARGPAHERILADTGAESMYVSGILQSVALDVVTQPAWRTHLRRLRTQLASRRDLLANSLIEFAPRGHLDAVPRGGLNLWMRLRDDVDLERIVQECKSAGVIVGAGDDYFPAEPTGKFLRLNYAGPNPGEFADAARTIGSII, translated from the coding sequence ATGTCCGACGATAGCAGCTCGCGGATCGTGTCTGCACTGAGAACCTGGATTGCGACTGCGGCTCCTGAAGCCCGGCTGCCGTCCACCCGCGCACTGGTTGCCGAGCATTCGGCCAGTCCGGTCACGGTGCAGAAGGCACTGCGGACGCTCATCGCGCAAGGCGTCATCGAAAGCCGGCCTGGCGTCGGCACATTCATCAGGACGGTGCGTACCGCCCGCCCCAACGATTACGGATGGCAGACCGCTGCACTGGGAGCGCCGGACAATCGACTGCAACTACCAGCGGCTCTGCAGTCGACCTCGAGCGATGTGATCGCGTTGCATTCTGGCTACCCGGCCCGGGAGTTGTTGCCGGAAAGGCTTGTTCACGCCGCCTTCACCCGCGCCTCCCGCACCGACTCGGTGATCGCCCGACCACCCACCGCAGGTCTGCCGGAACTGCGGGCATGGTTCGCGGCCGAGTTGGGCGCGTCGACACCGTTGGGCATCACGCCACCGTCGGCCAGTGACGTCGTCATCATCCCCGGCAGCCAGACCGGACTCAGTACGGCATTTCGGGCACTCGTCGGTGCCGGCCGGCCGTTGCTCATGGAGTCCCCGACGTACTGGGGTGCGATCCTTGCTGCCACGCAGGCCGGCGTCCGCGTCGTACCGATACCCAGTGGCGTCGACGGTCCGGACCCCGACGCGCTCGCTCGGGCATTCGCGCACACCGGCGCGCGAGCGTTCTACGCCCAACCCACATTCGCCAGCCCCACCGGAGCACAGTGGTCGCCTGCATTGTCCGAGCAGGTCCTCGACACTGTTCGACGCCACGGCGCGTTCCTGATCGAGGACGACTCGGCCCACGATTTCGGCATCACCTCCGAGCCGAATCCGCTGGCCGCACGCGACGACGCCGGACATGTCGTCTATCTTCGCTCGCTCACCAAGACAGTGTCACCCTCGGTTCGGTTGGCGGGCTTGATCGCTCGCGGACCCGCGCACGAGCGCATCCTCGCCGATACGGGAGCCGAGTCGATGTATGTCAGCGGGATTCTGCAATCCGTTGCATTGGACGTCGTCACTCAACCCGCCTGGCGAACCCACCTGCGGCGGCTGCGAACTCAGTTGGCTTCACGTCGGGACTTGCTGGCGAACAGCCTCATCGAGTTCGCGCCGCGTGGCCATCTCGACGCAGTTCCTCGCGGTGGACTCAATCTCTGGATGCGTCTGCGCGACGATGTCGATCTGGAACGGATTGTGCAGGAATGCAAGTCGGCGGGTGTCATCGTCGGAGCCGGCGACGACTACTTTCCCGCCGAACCCACCGGAAAGTTCCTTCGACTCAACTACGCGGGCCCCAACCCCGGCGAGTTCGCCGACGCGGCGCGCACGATCGGGTCGATCATCTGA
- a CDS encoding PLD nuclease N-terminal domain-containing protein: protein MHAATLLSQQPSTTEQALGWGLGTIVLVAALGAVVLFVAALVSIIRSPNYTVAGRAVWIFVVLAFPFLGPLVWFVWGRKSTFAVDAANGLR, encoded by the coding sequence ATGCACGCCGCAACACTTCTGTCTCAGCAACCGTCCACCACCGAGCAGGCGCTGGGGTGGGGGTTGGGAACCATCGTTCTGGTGGCGGCGCTCGGCGCAGTCGTGCTGTTCGTCGCTGCGCTGGTCAGCATCATCCGGTCGCCCAACTACACCGTCGCCGGCCGGGCAGTGTGGATCTTCGTCGTACTGGCGTTCCCGTTCCTCGGTCCCCTGGTCTGGTTCGTGTGGGGTCGGAAGTCGACTTTCGCCGTCGATGCCGCCAACGGACTCAGATGA
- a CDS encoding HD domain-containing protein: MRPGELGAGDRVRTVGYALRQQLSMLPGTLLGPRRGSSSTVWSIVDVPDSRLCRDALEEARECLSEPMLLHSQRCWQYASAFAAVDDVCPDPEALYVSCLLHDLALGGEPDIAVGCFALIGADRAEKFVRRYEGDDRTAQIVHEAIARHMDTARPEGPEAALLNDAAYLDVSGRRIRELDPHCIDVIESRYTRESFAADFACRMKIESRMRPRSTAATLWRAGMYPAIKVNPLERMVTSSK, from the coding sequence ATGCGACCCGGTGAACTCGGTGCCGGAGACCGCGTACGGACCGTGGGATATGCACTGCGGCAGCAACTGTCGATGCTGCCCGGTACGCTGCTCGGTCCCCGTAGGGGATCGTCGAGCACGGTGTGGTCGATTGTCGATGTACCGGATTCACGGTTGTGCCGGGACGCACTCGAGGAGGCGAGGGAGTGTCTGAGTGAGCCCATGTTGCTGCACAGTCAGCGATGTTGGCAGTACGCGTCGGCGTTTGCGGCCGTGGACGACGTGTGTCCGGATCCGGAGGCGCTCTACGTGTCGTGCCTGTTGCACGACCTCGCGCTCGGCGGCGAACCGGACATCGCGGTCGGATGCTTTGCGTTGATCGGTGCTGATCGAGCCGAGAAGTTCGTCCGTAGATACGAAGGCGACGACCGAACGGCACAGATCGTCCACGAGGCAATAGCCAGGCACATGGACACAGCGAGGCCAGAGGGACCGGAAGCTGCCCTGTTGAACGATGCCGCATACCTGGACGTCAGTGGCCGTCGGATTCGTGAACTCGATCCGCACTGCATCGATGTGATCGAATCCCGCTATACGCGTGAAAGTTTCGCCGCAGACTTCGCATGCAGGATGAAGATCGAATCGAGAATGCGACCGCGGTCGACGGCGGCGACGTTGTGGCGCGCAGGAATGTATCCGGCGATAAAGGTGAATCCCCTGGAGCGAATGGTCACATCATCGAAGTAG
- a CDS encoding TetR/AcrR family transcriptional regulator, producing the protein MVLETPTDKRKRRTHNAVLDAGQTLFLEHGYRGTTIEMLAATADVAVSSIYANFGAGKVDVYAALAWRTALAHVEQMSAPVDAVDPVRVVAEFLDRYIAFHRGSPLALRLLGLTDVDKSESETVSAAKAKIDRALGGLIDSVTHAVTDAGSDVDPRALVLNAWAAMNGAVSLRQRRIVDQPMLDAMLAITRADMLRHLNGVSDATR; encoded by the coding sequence ATGGTCTTGGAAACCCCCACCGACAAGCGGAAGCGTCGAACGCACAACGCTGTGCTCGACGCCGGTCAGACGCTCTTCCTCGAGCACGGTTATCGCGGAACGACGATCGAGATGCTCGCTGCAACAGCAGATGTGGCAGTGAGCTCGATCTACGCCAACTTCGGCGCAGGCAAGGTCGACGTCTATGCGGCACTGGCGTGGCGAACGGCGCTGGCCCATGTCGAGCAAATGTCTGCACCCGTCGACGCGGTCGACCCCGTCCGTGTGGTCGCCGAGTTCCTCGATCGATACATCGCATTCCATCGCGGTAGTCCGCTGGCGCTGCGACTGCTGGGGTTGACCGACGTGGACAAGTCCGAGTCCGAAACGGTCAGCGCGGCCAAGGCCAAGATCGACAGGGCGCTCGGTGGGCTCATCGATTCGGTGACGCACGCAGTGACGGACGCAGGGTCCGACGTCGACCCTCGCGCTCTGGTCTTGAACGCCTGGGCAGCGATGAACGGTGCTGTGTCACTGCGGCAACGACGCATCGTCGACCAACCGATGCTCGACGCGATGCTCGCCATCACGCGGGCCGATATGCTCCGTCACTTGAATGGAGTATCCGATGCGACCCGGTGA
- a CDS encoding PaaI family thioesterase, translating to MTTNEVQAPASGSAAMAMFLPQSPFVQQLGIELIDIDEGTARLRLPYRDELSTVGQMLHGGVIAGCIDIGIMTAAWAGSAVPEKLRGVTVSMSVQFMEPVYAEGIDIVGTRMHAGRSLKTCRVDIIGTESGRLVATGTGTYKVG from the coding sequence ATGACAACCAACGAAGTACAGGCACCGGCCAGCGGAAGCGCGGCCATGGCCATGTTTCTTCCGCAATCACCGTTCGTGCAGCAATTGGGAATCGAGCTCATCGACATCGACGAGGGCACAGCTCGACTGCGGCTGCCGTATCGCGACGAGCTGTCCACCGTCGGCCAGATGCTGCACGGTGGCGTGATCGCCGGCTGCATCGATATCGGGATCATGACCGCCGCATGGGCCGGATCCGCAGTCCCCGAGAAACTTCGGGGCGTCACGGTCTCCATGTCCGTTCAGTTCATGGAGCCGGTATATGCCGAAGGGATCGATATCGTCGGCACTCGGATGCACGCCGGCCGGAGCCTCAAGACGTGTCGAGTCGACATCATCGGGACCGAATCCGGCCGCCTCGTCGCGACCGGAACCGGTACGTACAAAGTCGGCTGA
- a CDS encoding DUF6194 family protein has protein sequence MTLDDIVNLVGSFEGTVTQRPREGDGTPELAWGDAFFYYSPDGTIPTIQPFATIVTKNYPGDELSQLDRTDAFRVNIVAGKQEFERILGVPPREAANAPQADVDDVLAAHPQYGTAGWLSVVNPSSQTETHIRELLDSAYHVARSRYERRQS, from the coding sequence ATGACACTCGACGACATCGTGAATCTGGTCGGCAGCTTCGAGGGCACGGTGACGCAACGGCCTCGAGAAGGAGACGGAACTCCCGAGCTCGCGTGGGGCGACGCGTTCTTCTACTACTCGCCCGACGGCACGATCCCGACAATTCAGCCGTTTGCCACGATCGTGACCAAGAACTACCCGGGCGACGAATTGTCCCAGCTGGACAGAACGGATGCGTTCCGCGTCAATATCGTTGCAGGAAAACAAGAATTCGAGAGGATCCTGGGAGTGCCGCCCCGCGAGGCGGCCAACGCACCCCAGGCCGACGTCGACGACGTCCTCGCTGCCCACCCTCAGTACGGCACCGCAGGCTGGCTGTCGGTGGTCAACCCGTCTTCGCAGACCGAGACACATATTCGGGAACTACTCGACTCCGCGTACCACGTCGCCAGGAGCAGGTACGAGCGCCGCCAGAGCTGA